The following is a genomic window from Armatimonadota bacterium.
TGATGAGTTCCGCGCGTGTCTGTACGCGCAGCTTGGCGTCGAGGTTGGACAGCGGCTCGTCCATCAGGAAGACCTTGGGCTCGCGTACGATCGCGCGGCCGAGAGCGACGCGCTGGCGTTCGCCGCCGGACAGCTCTTTCGGCCTGCGCTTGAGCAGGGTCATCAGCCCGAGCATCTGCGCGGCCTCGTGCACGCGCCGCTCGATCTCCGCCTTGCGCACCTTGCGCAGCTTGAGGCCGAACGCCATGTTGTCGTACACCGTCATGTGGGGGTAGAGCGCGTAGTTCTGAAACACCATCGCGATGTCGCGGTCCTTCGGCGACACATCGTTGACCAGGCGGTCGTCAATGAAGATCTCGCCCTCGGTCGCCTCTTCGAGACCCGCAATCATGCGCAAGGCGGTCGTCTTGCCGCACCCGGAGGGACCGACGAGGACGAGGAATTCCTTGTCATGGATGTCCAGGGTCAGCTCTTCGACCGCGACCACTTTGCCGAAATGCTTTGTGAGGTCCCGCAGTTTGACTGCCGCCATTAGTAGCACACCCTCCTGCGAAGTCGGGCGCTCCGACGCCTGTGGATTGCCAGCGGCATTATAGCACGCGCCTGTTCGCCTCGACAACCCTGGACGAGACGGATGGCGCGGCCCTGCCGCCGGGAAAGTGCTTCGACGCCGTGGAGGACAATTCCCCCATGGCGAGTGGACGGCGCAGGTTCTGCCGTTGCGATCCGTCCGGGTCTGATGGCTGGCGAGAGGCTCCGGGGGGAGTCTAATGAGCGTGGGGGGCAAGCCACAAGGCCTTGACGACGAGCGCCAATCCCAGGAGGGTGATGAAATAGGCGCTGGCTATGGACATGCGCCGCGCCCAATCGCCGCGCTCCAGCCAGCCGGAGGCAAATCCGGCGGCCCTAACGGTCAGGATCCCGATCGCCATCAGCACGAGCGCCAAGCCGAGGCTGAAACTCACTACCAGCGTGAGCCCTTTTGTGATCGCACCCAGCCCGATTGCTGCCGGGATCAGGAGCAGCGCCGCCGGGCAGGGCACGATTCCTCCAGATACCCCGAGTGCCACAAGGGGGCCGATGCCCACCCGGCGCCCTGCGGCTGCATCCGCGTGCGTGCCGGCATGAGTGCCGCTATGATCGTGATGATGATCGTCGGTATGCGATCCGTCGCCCGGGTTGTGCGAATGATGATGCGCGTGTGAATGGTCGGCGTGGCTGTGCCGATGTACGGGCGGGCCGTGTTTCGTGCGAACATAGATCATCCATGCCCCCACCGACACCACCAGCAGGCCGGAACCTATGGCGAGCCAGCGTTCGACCTGTTCCGGCACGAGGTAGGCCGCGGCAACCGCCCCGATTATCGCCAGGACGTACACGCTGAAGGTATGCGTCAGCGTCACCACACCGCCGAGGACTATGGCATCAACAGTACGCCCTCGAGAGCCTACGAGATACGCGGCCACGACGGTTTTGCCGTGGCCCGGTTCCAAGGCGTGGGCCGCCCCGAGACCAAATGCGGAAGCCAGCATCAGCATGTACTCCATAGCGCCTCCGTTCAATGAAAACCCGCGTGCCGTCACCCCCAGCGGCGCCACGCGCTAGCCTGAGTTGTTAGTACTGCGCTTGAGGTGCGTAGTGCGCGGCGCCACGGCCTGCTCCGGACCGCGGCCCAGCCGCGCCGAGGATGCGCCGCGCGTGCGCGCCCGAACGATGAGCGCTAGATGAACTGCTTGAGGGCGTCCTTCAGCTCCGCCAACGCCTGGTCGTATTTGCCGCGCTTCGCGGCATCGAGGAGGCAGGACTCCATGTGCTCCTCGAGGATAATGCGACCGACCTGTTTGAGCGCGGCCTGCACCGCGCCGATCTGGAGCAGAACGTCGGGACAACCCTTTTCCTCCTCCCACATGCGCTTGATCCCGCGCACGTGGCCTTCTGCCCGCGCGAGGCGGTTCGAGATGTCCTCGAATATCCGCTCGTGCGTGTGGGTCGCAGCGTGTGTCGCCGTCGGCATGGCATTCACCTCGCACTCGCATTCCTGACTGCTCATATCCCCTCCCCCTGGGGGGGATATATCACATTGGATTATACCATACTTCTCACACCTGTCAATCGCCCTTCCGCGAGGAAATGCTGCCCATGGCATCCATAGACTCCCCTCCCCCGGCAACGCGAAGGTACGAATCCGGCCGCTCTCGCGTGCCGCCCGATAGCCGCTACCATGCCTGCGGTACTCCCTCGCAGGGCCGACCCACCACGTGGGTGTCCCGTGCGTAGGCGCGCACGCATTCACGCCGGCGGCAGCCCTGCGGCGCGGCAGGTGCTCGCGTCCAGGCGTGGAACTCAACCGGCGGTCACATGCCGACAGCGAGAGAGGCATTCAGGTGCGGTTCGGGATAATAGGCGGGACCGGCTTGTATTCCCTCGGTGGCGAGGCCGAGGAGCGACAGATCGAGACGCGTTACGGCGCGGCGACGGTTGACGTCATCTCGCTCGCTGACCAGGAGGTTGCCTTTGTTCCTCGGCATGGGCGGGACCACGACATCCCGCCTCATCTCGTGAACTATCGCGCCAACATCGCCGCGCTGAACTCGCTCGGCGTCACCCGCATTCTGGCATCGGCCGCCGTGGGGTCGCTCAACACGGTGATGCAGCCCTCAGACTTCGCGCTCCCGGTGCAGTTCATTGACTTCACACGCACGCGAGGCAGCACGTTCTTCGACGGGTCGGCCCCGTTGCGTCATACTGATATGACCGAGCCCTATTGCCCCCGACTGCGCGCGGCGCTGCACAGGGCGGGCACGTTCCTCGGGGACGCGCTGCACCCCGCCGCTGTCTACGTCTGCACCGAAGGGCCGCGGTTCGAGACGCCGGCGGAGATCGAGATGTTCGCGCGTCTCGGCGGGGAT
Proteins encoded in this region:
- a CDS encoding S-methyl-5'-thioinosine phosphorylase → MQVRFGIIGGTGLYSLGGEAEERQIETRYGAATVDVISLADQEVAFVPRHGRDHDIPPHLVNYRANIAALNSLGVTRILASAAVGSLNTVMQPSDFALPVQFIDFTRTRGSTFFDGSAPLRHTDMTEPYCPRLRAALHRAGTFLGDALHPAAVYVCTEGPRFETPAEIEMFARLGGDIVGMTGVPEAPLARELGICYASLAVVTNWAAGVEQTPLDHEAIASQMSERMDAVRRVFTSVIEAWEERPCPNCAASTSRNA
- a CDS encoding metal-sensing transcriptional repressor, translating into MPTATHAATHTHERIFEDISNRLARAEGHVRGIKRMWEEEKGCPDVLLQIGAVQAALKQVGRIILEEHMESCLLDAAKRGKYDQALAELKDALKQFI
- a CDS encoding high frequency lysogenization protein HflD; translation: MEYMLMLASAFGLGAAHALEPGHGKTVVAAYLVGSRGRTVDAIVLGGVVTLTHTFSVYVLAIIGAVAAAYLVPEQVERWLAIGSGLLVVSVGAWMIYVRTKHGPPVHRHSHADHSHAHHHSHNPGDGSHTDDHHHDHSGTHAGTHADAAAGRRVGIGPLVALGVSGGIVPCPAALLLIPAAIGLGAITKGLTLVVSFSLGLALVLMAIGILTVRAAGFASGWLERGDWARRMSIASAYFITLLGLALVVKALWLAPHAH